A portion of the Limisphaera ngatamarikiensis genome contains these proteins:
- a CDS encoding response regulator: MSPVRCPYERGEFAGAQPRQESHQRGTNMSTTLIPDAAKTAPVNALPHRKPVLLIVDDEEGPRQSLHVIFKDEFEVLLAPDGPTAIALAQQHPVDVAITDIRMAGMSGIEVLERLKHVNPGIEVVVITAYETTETIRQALRLQACDYINKPFDVATIRAAVRRALQRHTLDYELRNNAEHVQALRAELQNQRISEQIAQTRGEIYASIIHDINGPLTVISGYLQMLNQRLSQTDRLEGPDMEFLRDRLRVITRQVTNCIEISRRYLSYLKRGGEDAVSGRVEQLLGDLAQLVRVHPSAQRHQFVLEPVAEPVAVRTNGTDFIQVLLNLIVNAFQCTPEPHRVEVRGRVLETPLELSQFRDGPQTRFINMEGFDNTLPLLAMEVSDNGPGMTPEVLSRIFDPWFTTKDRQQGTGLGLNIVQRLVKAARGAVHVKTIPGQGTTFTVYFPAVRLPAGGTGGV; encoded by the coding sequence GTGAGTCCTGTAAGATGCCCTTACGAGCGGGGCGAGTTTGCCGGGGCACAACCCCGGCAGGAATCGCATCAGCGGGGAACCAACATGAGCACCACGTTGATACCGGATGCAGCAAAGACGGCGCCGGTGAATGCTTTGCCGCACCGCAAACCGGTGCTGTTGATCGTGGACGATGAGGAGGGCCCACGCCAATCGCTGCACGTCATTTTCAAGGACGAGTTCGAGGTGCTGCTGGCCCCGGACGGGCCCACCGCCATTGCTCTGGCCCAACAACATCCCGTGGACGTGGCCATCACGGACATCCGCATGGCCGGCATGTCCGGCATCGAGGTGTTGGAACGTCTCAAGCACGTCAATCCGGGGATCGAGGTGGTGGTCATCACCGCGTACGAGACGACCGAGACCATCCGTCAGGCGCTGCGGCTGCAGGCGTGTGATTACATCAACAAACCGTTTGATGTCGCCACCATCCGGGCGGCGGTGCGACGGGCCCTCCAACGGCACACCCTGGATTACGAACTGCGCAACAACGCCGAACACGTCCAGGCCCTGCGTGCCGAGCTGCAGAACCAGCGGATTTCCGAACAGATCGCCCAAACGCGGGGGGAGATTTACGCCAGCATCATCCACGACATCAACGGCCCGCTGACGGTCATCTCCGGTTACCTCCAGATGCTGAACCAGCGGTTGAGCCAGACCGACCGGTTGGAGGGGCCGGACATGGAGTTTTTGCGCGATCGATTGCGGGTCATCACCCGGCAGGTGACCAACTGCATTGAAATCTCGCGCCGGTACCTGAGCTATCTGAAGCGCGGGGGCGAAGACGCCGTAAGCGGCCGGGTGGAACAGCTGCTGGGCGACCTGGCGCAGTTGGTACGGGTGCACCCCAGTGCGCAGCGGCATCAGTTCGTGCTCGAGCCGGTGGCCGAACCGGTGGCCGTCCGCACCAACGGCACGGATTTCATCCAGGTGTTGTTGAACCTGATCGTCAACGCGTTCCAGTGCACTCCCGAACCGCACCGTGTGGAGGTACGGGGCCGGGTGCTGGAAACGCCACTGGAACTGTCGCAATTCCGCGACGGCCCCCAGACGCGCTTCATCAACATGGAAGGTTTCGACAACACGCTGCCTCTGCTGGCCATGGAGGTCAGCGACAACGGTCCGGGAATGACACCGGAGGTGCTGAGCCGGATCTTCGATCCGTGGTTCACCACCAAGGACCGTCAACAGGGGACCGGGCTGGGACTGAACATTGTCCAGCGACTGGTGAAGGCGGCCCGGGGCGCAGTGCATGTGAAGACGATCCCGGGCCAGGGCACCACGTTCACAGTCTATTTTCCCGCGGTCCGACTGCCCGCTGGAGGGACGGGCGGTGTCTGA
- a CDS encoding NADPH:quinone reductase gives MKAAFIRRTGPPEVIEYGELPDPTPGPHQCLVRVRAVDVNPIDTYIRSGAVPAVPAFPWIPGRDLAGDVVAVGSEVRRFKPGDRVWATGQGFGGRPGTFVELAAVDEEWLHPIPEGLSYETIVALSLVGVTAYLALFDRARLAPGETVVICGAGGAVGSLAVQMARLTGARVVALAGNAAKVAACRELGADLALDYHDPRAVEAIRKFAPEGVHVWVETGRNPDFDRMVSLLRLRGRMVVFAGRDARPPFPVGPFYVKDLTLYGFAMFNFSAMELRPAAEAITKWAAEGRLQVRIAHVLPLAEAARAHRLQEESTLKGSADWFGKIVLKP, from the coding sequence ATGAAAGCAGCCTTCATTCGGCGAACCGGTCCGCCGGAGGTCATCGAGTACGGCGAGCTGCCGGATCCCACACCCGGGCCGCACCAGTGCCTGGTCAGGGTGCGCGCTGTGGACGTCAACCCCATCGACACCTACATCCGCAGCGGGGCGGTCCCGGCCGTGCCGGCCTTTCCCTGGATTCCGGGGCGCGATCTGGCGGGCGACGTGGTGGCGGTGGGCAGCGAGGTGCGACGCTTCAAACCGGGAGACCGCGTATGGGCCACGGGGCAGGGGTTCGGCGGCCGACCCGGCACGTTTGTCGAACTGGCGGCCGTGGACGAGGAATGGCTTCACCCCATCCCGGAGGGCCTCAGTTACGAAACCATCGTGGCATTGTCGCTGGTGGGGGTGACCGCGTACCTGGCGCTGTTCGACCGCGCACGGCTGGCGCCTGGTGAAACGGTGGTGATTTGCGGGGCCGGCGGGGCGGTCGGTTCCCTGGCCGTGCAAATGGCGCGGCTGACCGGGGCGCGCGTGGTTGCACTCGCCGGCAACGCGGCCAAGGTGGCGGCATGTCGCGAACTCGGAGCCGACCTGGCACTGGACTATCACGACCCGAGGGCGGTCGAGGCCATTCGAAAATTTGCGCCGGAGGGTGTGCACGTGTGGGTCGAGACGGGCCGAAACCCGGATTTCGACCGGATGGTGTCGCTGCTCCGGTTGCGCGGGCGGATGGTGGTGTTTGCGGGGCGCGACGCCCGGCCGCCCTTCCCGGTCGGACCATTCTACGTCAAGGACCTCACGTTGTACGGCTTTGCCATGTTCAACTTCTCGGCCATGGAGCTGCGGCCTGCGGCCGAAGCCATCACCAAATGGGCGGCCGAAGGCCGGTTGCAGGTCAGAATCGCGCACGTGTTGCCCCTGGCCGAGGCCGCCCGGGCTCACCGGTTGCAGGAGGAAAGCACGCTGAAAGGTTCAGCCGACTGGTTCGGCAAAATCGTGTTGAAACCGTGA
- the dprA gene encoding DNA-processing protein DprA has translation MDEREAFIALNMIDHIGPVRARHLLNHFGSAARILQASREELLRVEGIGEETAESIVRWEEQVDLSRELQRIREFGCRVLIPQDEEYPELLRQVYDPPLVLYVKGRLLPRDRNAVAIVGSRMTTHYGQEAARKLAYQLAYVGVTVVSGGARGIDTAAHQGALNAKGRTVAVLGTGINLVTPPENAELFERIAAQGALITQFPFNRPADRQSFPIRNRIVAGMTLGTVVVEAGLHSGALITANFAVDYGRQVFAVPGRIDSPQSKGCHDLIKKGAKLCESAEDILTEFEYLFPPSNRAGSGAPPGPGPALELPETEQRVLDALGPEERSVDEIIRLTGLPAATVSVALLALEMKRLVRQLPGKVFVRAR, from the coding sequence ATGGACGAGCGGGAAGCGTTCATTGCTCTAAACATGATTGATCACATCGGGCCGGTCCGGGCCCGGCACCTGCTCAACCATTTCGGTTCCGCCGCAAGGATCCTTCAGGCCAGCCGTGAGGAGCTGCTCCGGGTGGAGGGCATCGGGGAGGAAACTGCCGAGTCCATCGTACGATGGGAAGAACAGGTGGACCTGAGCCGGGAATTGCAGCGGATCCGCGAGTTCGGTTGCCGAGTTTTGATCCCGCAGGATGAGGAGTACCCGGAACTGCTCCGGCAGGTGTACGACCCGCCCCTGGTGCTGTATGTGAAGGGCCGGCTGCTGCCCCGGGACAGGAATGCAGTGGCGATCGTGGGCTCGCGCATGACCACGCATTACGGGCAGGAGGCCGCGCGAAAACTGGCCTACCAGCTGGCCTACGTGGGTGTCACCGTGGTCAGCGGCGGGGCGCGGGGAATCGACACGGCCGCTCATCAGGGGGCCCTCAACGCCAAGGGACGCACCGTGGCGGTGCTGGGTACCGGCATCAACCTGGTCACACCCCCGGAAAACGCCGAACTGTTTGAACGCATCGCCGCCCAGGGCGCGCTCATCACGCAGTTTCCCTTCAACCGGCCGGCCGACCGGCAGAGCTTCCCCATCCGCAACCGGATCGTGGCGGGCATGACCCTGGGCACCGTGGTTGTGGAAGCCGGCCTGCACAGCGGGGCGCTGATCACCGCCAACTTCGCGGTGGATTACGGCCGTCAGGTGTTTGCCGTGCCCGGCCGGATCGACTCCCCCCAGAGCAAGGGCTGCCACGACCTCATCAAAAAAGGCGCCAAACTCTGCGAGAGCGCAGAGGACATCCTCACCGAGTTCGAGTACCTGTTCCCGCCTTCGAATCGTGCCGGGTCGGGCGCCCCACCCGGGCCCGGTCCGGCCCTGGAACTGCCCGAGACGGAGCAGCGCGTTTTGGATGCACTCGGCCCGGAGGAACGGTCCGTGGACGAAATCATCCGTCTCACCGGCCTTCCTGCGGCGACGGTTTCGGTGGCGTTGCTGGCCTTGGAAATGAAGCGTCTGGTCAGGCAGTTGCCGGGCAAGGTGTTTGTCCGCGCGCGATGA
- a CDS encoding cupin domain-containing protein, giving the protein MNPEVTVSEVRVIRDARGWVIEPVDEQDLHGIRNVHVVWTEPGHVRGNHYHRETTELLLVTGPARVCWEAAGRRQEVEVPAGVARRFVFPPGVAHAIQNTGSEPIVLIAFTNRPHDPTRPDTVRQVLIDA; this is encoded by the coding sequence ATGAATCCGGAAGTGACGGTCTCCGAGGTGAGGGTAATCCGCGACGCACGCGGGTGGGTGATCGAGCCGGTGGACGAACAGGATCTGCACGGGATCCGGAACGTTCACGTGGTCTGGACCGAGCCGGGCCATGTCCGCGGGAACCATTACCATCGCGAGACGACGGAGCTGTTGCTGGTGACCGGTCCGGCCCGGGTTTGTTGGGAGGCGGCGGGGCGGCGGCAGGAGGTGGAGGTTCCGGCCGGGGTAGCCCGGCGATTTGTTTTTCCACCGGGCGTGGCTCATGCCATCCAAAACACGGGATCGGAGCCCATCGTGCTCATCGCCTTCACCAACCGGCCGCATGACCCGACCCGCCCGGACACCGTGCGGCAGGTCTTGATTGACGCCTGA
- a CDS encoding MFS transporter, with protein MSPAELRQTTYYYERWRAVASGILETAGTTFLLLIAVRWFQAGPWAKAMVAGGGSLGFLLSPWLVSRVERARWPVTRASAALAFTGAGILLVMALVHALPVYVTGAAIAVACLSLAVPLMTQVFQDNYPDHERGRLFSRTVMIRIAAAAGFSELAGRALSGRIEAWPWLLVVFAGAFLLAGWAMNRCPSRPLEQTEGTHPFKAMRFVRQDALFRRTLVMWMLMGFGNLMMLPLRVEYLANERHGVTVGGEPLTVAGVAFLTGVIPNLARLVMSPVWGWLFDRANFFVLRIVLNLGFALGIGTFFTSDSLTGLVLAAVLFGVSNAGGDVAWSLWVTKFAPPGRVADYMSVHTFFTGVRGLLAPLVAFVLIEHCTVGQVAAISVGLILAGTLLLVPEIPEGRRGRRAEALVEEVSE; from the coding sequence GTGAGCCCTGCGGAGCTGCGCCAGACCACCTACTACTACGAACGCTGGCGCGCGGTGGCCAGCGGCATTCTCGAAACCGCGGGGACGACCTTCCTTTTGCTGATCGCCGTGCGGTGGTTCCAAGCCGGGCCGTGGGCCAAGGCCATGGTCGCAGGGGGCGGAAGCCTGGGATTTCTCCTGTCACCCTGGCTGGTGTCGCGAGTGGAACGGGCGCGGTGGCCGGTGACCCGGGCATCCGCGGCGCTGGCCTTTACGGGGGCCGGGATTCTGTTGGTCATGGCCCTGGTGCATGCACTACCGGTGTACGTGACGGGTGCGGCCATTGCGGTGGCCTGTCTTTCGCTGGCGGTTCCCCTGATGACCCAGGTCTTCCAGGACAATTATCCCGACCACGAGCGGGGCCGGCTTTTCTCGCGCACCGTAATGATCCGGATTGCCGCTGCGGCGGGGTTCAGTGAGCTGGCCGGGCGGGCCCTTTCCGGGCGCATCGAGGCGTGGCCCTGGCTGCTGGTGGTGTTTGCCGGGGCCTTCCTGCTAGCCGGCTGGGCCATGAACCGGTGTCCCTCCCGACCGCTGGAACAGACCGAGGGCACCCACCCGTTCAAGGCCATGCGGTTTGTCCGCCAGGACGCCTTGTTTCGTCGCACGCTGGTGATGTGGATGTTGATGGGGTTCGGCAACCTGATGATGCTGCCCCTGCGGGTCGAGTACCTTGCCAATGAGCGGCACGGGGTCACCGTGGGAGGTGAACCCTTGACCGTGGCCGGGGTGGCATTTTTGACCGGTGTGATCCCCAACCTGGCGCGCCTGGTGATGAGCCCGGTTTGGGGTTGGCTGTTCGACCGGGCCAACTTCTTTGTGCTCCGGATTGTGTTGAACCTGGGGTTTGCACTCGGCATTGGCACCTTTTTCACCAGCGACAGCCTGACCGGCCTGGTGCTGGCCGCGGTGCTGTTCGGCGTTTCCAATGCCGGCGGCGACGTGGCCTGGAGCCTGTGGGTGACAAAGTTTGCCCCGCCCGGTCGGGTGGCCGATTACATGAGCGTGCACACGTTTTTTACGGGCGTCCGGGGTTTGTTGGCGCCCTTGGTCGCGTTTGTTCTGATCGAGCACTGCACCGTGGGTCAGGTGGCTGCGATCAGTGTGGGCCTGATCCTCGCCGGCACGTTGCTGCTGGTGCCGGAGATCCCGGAGGGACGCCGGGGCCGCCGCGCCGAGGCACTGGTGGAGGAAGTGTCGGAATGA